Below is a genomic region from Pyrococcus kukulkanii.
TTTTTGAGCATCTCTGCAAGTTCTAAGGCCCGCATATTATCATTGGGTTTGCTTCTTGAGTTCCATATCTCAATTAAATCAACATTTTTGGCAAGCTCTAAAATATTCTTATGGCCCCTGTAAGGATGTGGAAGAACTGCAATACCACCAAGAGAGTGTATTTCATCTATTACGTCTCTCCAATGAATGGACTTTATGCTTTCCGTAACGTTCAATCCAATTATATCCCCCGCATCCGTTTTCCGTTCTATCCCAGGTATTACAGTAATCTCATCGCCTTCATACTTTTTTGCTATAAGTGCCCCGCGTATACAGTCATGGTCAGTGACTGCTATCGTGTCCAATCCACGTTTTTTTGCTATTTTGACGACCTTTTTTGGGTCATTTAGGGAATCATACGAATATTTTGTGTGGATATGAAAATCACCTATCATCCCAACGCACCTCTGGCCTACCGTGTGGAAATCTGTATTTAGAGTTAGTCATGACTTTTACGCCATTTTTAAAAGTCATTAATAACTGCAATAACGTGGGAAATGGGTCACTTAAGTTTATGTTTGTAACGGTGAGTGGAGATTTAAGGAGGCTAACAAAATCGGGTAATTCTTTTTTTGGATTCGACAACACAACAAGAATCTCATCTGGAAAAACCCACATAAACCGAATCTTTTTGTATGAAAAAGAATGCTCTACTTTATCATGAGTGCCTAATTTTAACAGGATTTTAGGAACATCAACACCAGCCGTTATTGTTAAATCCAGTGAGCCCCATAACTTTGGATTTGCCTCTATAAGATAGAATTCGTTTTGTCTTGTTCTGTGCTTGAACTCGAACATTATTGGACCTGACCATTTTAGATACCTTGCAAGCTTTAGACCGTAGTTAAGAAGTTTTCTATTATAATATGACTCAGCAACCGCACTCGGGCCCCCAGTAATAGGAAACTCTTTTACTCGTCGATGCATAAACACTGCCACAGGCCGACCATTTTTAAAGACTCCAAAAAATCCGCATCCCTCTCCTACAATGTATTCCTGTGCTATTATTTTGGTCGAGCTCTTTGACCTCAAGTAATTATAGGCTCTAGTGAACTCTACTTTTGATGATGCATATCTGACAAATCCCCCAGAATCATCTGAAGCTTTTAATACAAGAGGAAAGTCCAGACCTAGCGGGATTCTGGGCTCATTGAGCTCGACAGTTCTGGGAACTGGAACATTTAATTTCTGAGCAACTTTTGTCATCAGGTCCTTGTTGTAGGCAACTCTCATCGAAGACCAATCGCTTATAACGATAT
It encodes:
- a CDS encoding PHP domain-containing protein, whose amino-acid sequence is MIGDFHIHTKYSYDSLNDPKKVVKIAKKRGLDTIAVTDHDCIRGALIAKKYEGDEITVIPGIERKTDAGDIIGLNVTESIKSIHWRDVIDEIHSLGGIAVLPHPYRGHKNILELAKNVDLIEIWNSRSKPNDNMRALELAEMLKKGVIAGSDAHTYSEIGNTAIFIEYLGAREFRFLSKKLAKRTEKVFSYLVGDIKRRRFNLIPYHLSLLIRIRK
- a CDS encoding carboxylate--amine ligase, with product MKILVTDGGYKNSLAVVRSLGREHKVTVLYSKPYDLAVHSKFVSNSVKVDAPTVSDVKKYGQFLVNLVKKRDFDFLLPVGLKSNLAVSYFKDELEKHVNIVISDWSSMRVAYNKDLMTKVAQKLNVPVPRTVELNEPRIPLGLDFPLVLKASDDSGGFVRYASSKVEFTRAYNYLRSKSSTKIIAQEYIVGEGCGFFGVFKNGRPVAVFMHRRVKEFPITGGPSAVAESYYNRKLLNYGLKLARYLKWSGPIMFEFKHRTRQNEFYLIEANPKLWGSLDLTITAGVDVPKILLKLGTHDKVEHSFSYKKIRFMWVFPDEILVVLSNPKKELPDFVSLLKSPLTVTNINLSDPFPTLLQLLMTFKNGVKVMTNSKYRFPHGRPEVRWDDR